The DNA region AAATCCGCAAAGCTAGGTAATAGATATAAATCATCTCGAATCTTAGTTACGATGCTTTCAATATTACTATCACTAATTGCAGTCATTAAAGTAGTATCAAATTTTACTACTTCCTTTGTTTGTGCTTGTTTGGTGGCCAAATATAGCGCAGTTGCATTTGCTTGTGGATCTAAATCCACGACTAAGGTTCTATAGCCCTTTTTTGAAAGGTGGTATGCGATCATGCAACTATTTGTAGTCTTCCCAGTTCCACCCTTAAAATTACCAAAAGTAACGATTTTTGCCATAAAGTCTGCTCCTTGAAATTTTTTTAAAAAAATTTTTTAACGTGTATTATTGTATGAATGTAGTTTTATATACATTCATACAAGTATTATATAATACTTGTATGAATGTATGCAAAGAAAATCCTTCTGAATGTCCTTATATCAATGATTTTTCAAACAATGTGTATTATTGCATACCTGGATACATGTATTTTTATATACATGTATTTTTATATACATGTATTTTAGTATGCATGTATGCACGCATACACAAAAATATGCTATTGACTATTATTATTATTACGGTTATTCTTTTCTTGTAATCAAAAAAGCAACCAAATTGGTTGGTTGCTAAATTATAAATTATAAAAAAAGAATGTATACCTAGATGTTTAAATAAACAATTATTAAAAATAAAAAAGAATATAGAAAAAGAGTGTCTCTAGAAAAAATGTTCACAGCAGATTTTCCAGTCAACAGATCACAAGTACCAAACTACCTGATCACCCAACACTCTAATTAAAAAAACTATTAAATTAACAGCAGCTACATTTAGTAACTAACTATAAAAACTGAGTAATTGAAATTACTTCCAACGATTACCTTTATTATAGCTTAATTACATTGTTATTGCAACATTAATAGCCTATTTAGTTAGACCTAAAATACATATTTTAGAGGGTGGACAGGAAAGTACTTGTCCACCCTTTTTCTATTCCTGGAGGAATGGCCAATGCAATTTATTATGCTCGATGTCGATTTAATAAACAATCCTGATTTATCAAATGATGAAATCATTGCATACTCATTACTATGCGATCGAATGAAATCTTCACGTACGAACCAGCAATTTTATGATTCTAAATTAAATGATTTTTACGTTATTTACACCCTAGATCAAATGGCTAAGGATTTAAAAGTATCAGTTAGAAAAGTGGGCCAAATTTTTAATAAGCTGGTTCAAAACGGCTTTTTGACTAAGAAAAAACAATTTAGCAGAGCCGATAAATTATTTTTACCTAAATTCAATAACATTGATCCCGCTAACCGGCAGGATTTGCAGGCCGTAGATGCAAAATCTGCAAGTCCACAAACGCAAAAATTGCAAACTAATCATAGTCAAGAGAATCAGAAAAATCAATCAGAATTTAATACAGTTAATACAACCAACCAAGCGAACACAAATTATTCTCCAATTGCCAAATGGAAACAATCTGTTTGTGGAAAATTAAAAGTCCACGAACTAGTAATTGATCAGATTCTGCAGTATACCCATCAAAATTTAAAGCAAGCCCATAAAATTATGGGGATCATTTTAAATGCAAAGGCAAACATTGCTAAAAAGAATGGACTGTTAAACAGTCCCATCTCTAGATTCGAAAACAACAGTAATCTAGGCACCAAATTGGCTGTTAAATTAAAGCACGTTTTTAGCTACTTCCCGGCAAATCTAAATGAACAACAGAGATATTTGATGGCTTCAATGAAAACATTCTTCCTAGAAGCATTTGGCATTAGTAAGGACAAAATGGTTACACCAGAAGTAGCCAATAATGAATCGGGGAGGGATTTTCCGCTTCCTGACTGGATGAGATCAGATTATAAATCTAATGACAGTGAAATTACTGAGGAAGAAGAACAAGCGTTAAAAAAACGATTGGCTGATTTTTACAAAAATTAACATGACAAATTGAACGGCAAGCGAATAATTGATTCGCAATTAATTTTGAGTCAAATTAAGGGCTTAAATAGACGCTCAATCCTTAAATCGATAAATATATCCAATTAGCCTTAAAATTGCTTAAATCATCTAAAAAAGCCAATTATAAAAATTAAGTTTATAATTGGCTGGTGATTTTAACTGATTTGTTAATAATTAAAAATTTATAATAAAAATTTTATAATTAATAATAAATTACATTGATCCATTAGAGCTCTTAATGGCCTTAATAATGGCATTTCTAAAGCCATTAGCTTCTAATTCCGTAACGCCCTTAATGGTGGTACCGCCTGGTGATGTTACCTGATCCTTTAGATCTGCAGGTGTTTTACCGGTATTAAATGCTAACTTACCAGATCCTGCTACCATACTGGCAATAACTTGGTATGCCGTTTTACGATCCAATCCCTCTTCAACCGCAGCATCTGCCATTGCATCCATAAAAACATCAACAAATGCTGGGCCACAGCCACCAACGGTCCCCATGATCCCTAATTTGGGTTCGGAAGCAATGATGACGTCTCCTAATAGTGACAACACTTGATTAGCAGTTTGCTTACTTTGTTCATTAATTTGTTGCTCGAACGTAGTAGCAATAGTTCCTTGGTTAATTGCGACTGGTGTATTTGGAATAATTGCTACGACCGGATTGTTTGGAAGGGCGGTTTTAACCTCTTTGATTCTAATCCCGCCCGCAGCTGAAATAATGACTGTTTCTGGGTTAATTCCATTTAGTTGCTTTAAAACTGTTACGGTCACTGGAGCAGGAACGGTTGCAATGACCACATCTAATTGTTGGCTCTTAAATGCAGTTGGTTCATTAAATAATTGAAATCCTAGTTTCTTTTGTAGTTCGCTCACTCGTGGATTAACCGGATTTAGAACGAACAATGAACTTGGATCAACCTTATTGACCAATCCTTGTAAAATTGCGCCACCCATGTTGCCTGCGCCTAAAACACCAATTTTCATTTTAATTTCCTCCAATTTATGTTTTTAATACTGTATTAATCATACTACATTAAATATGGTTATAAGCATAAAAAAGAAGGATTGAATTGATTCAATCCTTCCTGATGTGAAAATGTTATTTGCCTATTTACCAAGTGATCCGGTAATGATTCCACCAATAACTACAATAATCAAGCCTAATGTAACGTAGATTAGGCCCTTCTTACTCTTCTTTTCACCTAATAGTAAAATTCCACTTAGCGTTGAAACAATTACGCTCATTTGTGAAAGTGTAAATCCAGTGGCAATCCCATTAACTTTTGTTGAGTACATGTAAACTGCAGTGGCGATCCC from Nicoliella spurrieriana includes:
- a CDS encoding replication initiator protein A, which encodes MQFIMLDVDLINNPDLSNDEIIAYSLLCDRMKSSRTNQQFYDSKLNDFYVIYTLDQMAKDLKVSVRKVGQIFNKLVQNGFLTKKKQFSRADKLFLPKFNNIDPANRQDLQAVDAKSASPQTQKLQTNHSQENQKNQSEFNTVNTTNQANTNYSPIAKWKQSVCGKLKVHELVIDQILQYTHQNLKQAHKIMGIILNAKANIAKKNGLLNSPISRFENNSNLGTKLAVKLKHVFSYFPANLNEQQRYLMASMKTFFLEAFGISKDKMVTPEVANNESGRDFPLPDWMRSDYKSNDSEITEEEEQALKKRLADFYKN
- the proC gene encoding pyrroline-5-carboxylate reductase gives rise to the protein MKIGVLGAGNMGGAILQGLVNKVDPSSLFVLNPVNPRVSELQKKLGFQLFNEPTAFKSQQLDVVIATVPAPVTVTVLKQLNGINPETVIISAAGGIRIKEVKTALPNNPVVAIIPNTPVAINQGTIATTFEQQINEQSKQTANQVLSLLGDVIIASEPKLGIMGTVGGCGPAFVDVFMDAMADAAVEEGLDRKTAYQVIASMVAGSGKLAFNTGKTPADLKDQVTSPGGTTIKGVTELEANGFRNAIIKAIKSSNGSM